A genome region from Nicotiana tabacum cultivar K326 chromosome 13, ASM71507v2, whole genome shotgun sequence includes the following:
- the LOC142161804 gene encoding protein FLOWERING LOCUS T-like yields the protein MPRIDPLIVGRVVGDVLDPFTRSVDLRVVYNNREVNNACGLKPSQIVTQPRVQIGGDDLRNFYTLVMVDPDAPSPSNPNLREYLHWLVTDIPATTDTSFGNEVICYENPQPSLGIHRFVFVLFRQLGRETVYAPGWRQNFSTRDFAEVYNLGLPVSAVYFNCHRESGTGGRRA from the exons ATGCCAAGAATAGATCCTTTGATAGTTGGTCGTGTGGTAGGAGATGTTTTAGATCCATTCACAAGGTCTGTTGATCTTAGAGTGGTTTACAATAATAGGGAAGTCAACAATGCATGTGGCTTGAAACCTTCTCAAATTGTTACGCAACCTAGGGTTCAAATTGGAGGGGATGATCTTCGCAACTTTTACACTCTG GTTATGGTGGATCCTGATGCTCCAAGCCCAAGCAACCCTAACCTGAGGGAGTATCTACACTG GCTGGTCACAGATATCCCAGCAACTACAGATACAAGCTTTG GAAATGAAGTTATATGCTACGAGAATCCACAACCATCATTGGGAATTCATCGCTTTGTTTTCGTGTTGTTTCGACAATTGGGTCGCGAAACTGTGTATGCACCAGGTTGGCGTCAGAATTTCAGCACAAGAGACTTTGCAGAAGTTTACAATCTTGGTTTGCCTGTTTCTGCTGTTTACTTCAATTGCCATAGGGAGAGTGGTACTGGTGGCCGCCGCGCATAA